The genomic stretch AATACTATCTACAACGCCGTATTGTCTAGTTTCAATGTAGCCATTTGGCCACTTTTCCATCACTGGCACGACACCGAGGTAACCTTGAATAATCCCTTCAGGTGACGTTTTAGCTTGGGGTGTTACGGATAAGGTTTGTTGCTGGTTATTTCTATCAATGGTCAGCGCCAGAGATTGGTTTGCTGATTTTTGCACTCGCGCCACAAATTGCTGCCATGACGTCAGTGACTCATCATTAATGGCAATGAGTGTATCCCTTTTTTGCAGCCCTGCACGGTCAGCAGCCGCCCCCTCTTCTATGTAACCTAGCTGTAAAGTCAGCGGTGGTCGATAAGGGGTAATACCAATAGAAGTGAGCGGTGCTTCGTCTTGTTTATCTAGGCGCCACTCGTTTAGGCGCAAGGTGCGCACTGCAACACTGCCATTTTGTTCTTGTACTTTTGCCACCAAACTTGGCTCGCCCAAGTGGGCCATCAACTCAAAGGTCACGTCTTGCCACGAGTGCACCATTTCATCATCGAGTGCAATAATGTGATCACCACGGTTAAAGCCGGCTTCTGCAGCAATGCTGTTGTTTTGCACCTCACCTACCACAGGCTTAGCCGATTGCACTCCCACCATGTACATCACCGCCAATACCACGATAGCAAACAAAAAGTTGGCAATGGGGCCAGCGGCGACAACCGCAATCCGAGACAACACAGGCTTATTATTAAACGCTAAGTGACGTTCTTGCTCTGGTACCTCATCAACGCGCTCATCAAGCATTTTGACATAGCCACCAAGGGGAATCGCAGCGATGACGTATTCGGTTTTATGTTTGTCGTACCACTTAACCAGCGGCTTACCAAAGCCAATTGAAAAGCGCAGCACCTTCACCCCTGCTTTTCTGGCGACCCAAAAATGACCGTACTCATGCACCGTCACTAAAATCCCTAGTGCCAGAATAAATGAGCCTAAGTGCCAGAAAAATTCAAACATGGTTACCTCATTGCCGTAATAATGTGCTGCGCCTGAATACGAGCCAGTTTATCTGTTTCCATTATTGACTCAAGCGATTTTAATACGCCCAGCTCACTTTGCTCAAGCGTTTGCGCATTAACACGGTAAATATCCATAAAATCAATTTCACCGGCTAAGAAGGCGGCTACGGCAACCTCATTGGCGGCATTCACTGTGGTGGTGGCAGCTTGACCTGCTCGGCACGCTTCCATGGCTAAACGTAAGTTGGGATAGCGAGCAAAATCCGGCTTGGTAAAAGTAAAATCGCTCATGCTGGCAAAGTCCAGCGGCGCCACACCGGCGTCGATCCGCTCTGGATAGGCTAAGCCATAAGCAATGGGAGTACGCATATCGGGCTGTCCCATTTGCGCCAGTACCGAGCCATCTCGGTACTGCACCATCGAGTGGATCATACTTTGCGGGTGGATCACCACCTCAATGTCATCAGCCTGACAGTGAAACAGCCACTTTGCCTCGATAAATTCAAGGCCTTTGTTCATCATAGTGGCGGAGTCGACCGAAATTTTTCGGCCCATGGACCAATTAGGATGCGCAACCGCCTCAGCCACAGTGACGTCTGCTAAGGTATTAATATCGCGCTCCAAGAAAGGACCACCAGAGCCAGTAAGTAAGATTTTGCTCACTCCTGCGGGCTGCAACTCAGTTGCCTGGCCGCTTTGTATTGCTTCCGGCAAGCATTGGTAAATGGCGTTGTGTTCGCTGTCGATAGGCAACAAGGTGGCACCATGGGCCTTAACCTTATCCATAAACAGCTGGCCGCTCATCACCAAGGATTCTTTATTAGCCAGTAGTACTTTTTTTCCGGCTTCGACAGCCGCTAAGGTGGGGATAAGGCCCGCTGCTCCAACAATGGCCGACATGACAATATCCACCTCTTCGTGGGCGGCCAGTTCTGCCATGGACTTTTCACCACTTAACACCGTGATGCTGGCGCCTGACAACATTTCTTGCAGCTGTTTTGCCGCCGCAGGTGAACTCATCACCGCAAATTTCGGCTGGTGTTGCTGACATAGTTCAGCCATTTTGGCCGCGTTTTGCCCTGCAACCAAGGCAAAGACATCATAGCGCTCTTGATTGCGGCTCACCACATCCAGTGTTGATAAGCCAATTGACCCGGTTGCACCTAATACCACTAAAGATGCTGGCTTCATAGAGCGACCGTCCACGCGTAACAGAAAGCAAAAATAGGCGCCGCAGCAGTAAGGCTGTCGATTCTATCTAAAATACCACCGTGACCCGGTAAGCAGCGACCGGAGTCTTTTAAACCGACTTCACGTTTAAACATGCTTTCGAGTAGATCGCCTACCGCCGAGAATAATGCGATAACCACCGTCATAGCGCCATACATAAACCATTTGTTGCTTTCGATATCAGCGAAGTAACAAAACGCCACAACAAAAACCACAGCGGTCACTAAGCCACCGACGAGCCCTTCAATGGTTTTGTTAGGGCTAACGTTGGGCATCAGCTTATGTTTGCCTAAGTTTTTGCCAGCAAAGTAAGCACCAATATCGGCACTCCATACAATGCCCAGCACCACCATAATTAATACCGAGCCGATGTGCTCGCCCTCATGGTAACCTGCGCTGCGCATAACGTTAAGCGCCAACCACAGCGGCACTAGCGTCAATACGCCGGCAATTGAGCGCATCATGATGCCCTCATTCCACGCCCGTGCTGCGCGCGGGTATTTGAATACCAACACCGTGGCCACTAGCCACCAAGCAAACGCCAGAGTAAATACATAGTTGGCATCAGCAACTAATTTACCCTGCTGCCACAGCGCTTCAATTGGCCAGTGACTATTGAGTAGCGCTATCAATACCGCCATCACGGCAACAAAGCCAACTCGCTGACGGGTTCGAGCTAACCCTGCCAATGCTGACCATTCCCAGGCGCCTAGTAATACGATTAAAGCGGCAATGGTACTAAACATGCCAAGCGGTGTATAAAACACCAAAAGTAAAGCCAGTGGCGCCAATACCGCTGACGTTAAAATGCGTTGTTTTAACAAATTTGAACCCTTAACTTGTTGCGTCTTTCTCTGCTAGGAGCTGTTTTATTTGCTCACCAGTGCAGCCGAAGCGCCGCTCCCTGGAAACATAA from Pseudoalteromonas sp. UG3-2 encodes the following:
- the rseP gene encoding sigma E protease regulator RseP, which encodes MFEFFWHLGSFILALGILVTVHEYGHFWVARKAGVKVLRFSIGFGKPLVKWYDKHKTEYVIAAIPLGGYVKMLDERVDEVPEQERHLAFNNKPVLSRIAVVAAGPIANFLFAIVVLAVMYMVGVQSAKPVVGEVQNNSIAAEAGFNRGDHIIALDDEMVHSWQDVTFELMAHLGEPSLVAKVQEQNGSVAVRTLRLNEWRLDKQDEAPLTSIGITPYRPPLTLQLGYIEEGAAADRAGLQKRDTLIAINDESLTSWQQFVARVQKSANQSLALTIDRNNQQQTLSVTPQAKTSPEGIIQGYLGVVPVMEKWPNGYIETRQYGVVDSIVLGTRKTYDLIALSFDMIGNLLTGQVSVKNLSGPVGIAVSAGNSVSYGLVAFLGFLALISVNLGVFNLLPLPVLDGGHLMYYLIELIRRKPVSEKTQELGFKIGAMLLLTLTFFALFNDVSRL
- the ispC gene encoding 1-deoxy-D-xylulose-5-phosphate reductoisomerase — protein: MKPASLVVLGATGSIGLSTLDVVSRNQERYDVFALVAGQNAAKMAELCQQHQPKFAVMSSPAAAKQLQEMLSGASITVLSGEKSMAELAAHEEVDIVMSAIVGAAGLIPTLAAVEAGKKVLLANKESLVMSGQLFMDKVKAHGATLLPIDSEHNAIYQCLPEAIQSGQATELQPAGVSKILLTGSGGPFLERDINTLADVTVAEAVAHPNWSMGRKISVDSATMMNKGLEFIEAKWLFHCQADDIEVVIHPQSMIHSMVQYRDGSVLAQMGQPDMRTPIAYGLAYPERIDAGVAPLDFASMSDFTFTKPDFARYPNLRLAMEACRAGQAATTTVNAANEVAVAAFLAGEIDFMDIYRVNAQTLEQSELGVLKSLESIMETDKLARIQAQHIITAMR
- a CDS encoding phosphatidate cytidylyltransferase encodes the protein MLKQRILTSAVLAPLALLLVFYTPLGMFSTIAALIVLLGAWEWSALAGLARTRQRVGFVAVMAVLIALLNSHWPIEALWQQGKLVADANYVFTLAFAWWLVATVLVFKYPRAARAWNEGIMMRSIAGVLTLVPLWLALNVMRSAGYHEGEHIGSVLIMVVLGIVWSADIGAYFAGKNLGKHKLMPNVSPNKTIEGLVGGLVTAVVFVVAFCYFADIESNKWFMYGAMTVVIALFSAVGDLLESMFKREVGLKDSGRCLPGHGGILDRIDSLTAAAPIFAFCYAWTVAL